From Pan troglodytes isolate AG18354 chromosome 9, NHGRI_mPanTro3-v2.0_pri, whole genome shotgun sequence, the proteins below share one genomic window:
- the LOC748339 gene encoding LOW QUALITY PROTEIN: splicing factor U2AF 35 kDa subunit-like (The sequence of the model RefSeq protein was modified relative to this genomic sequence to represent the inferred CDS: inserted 2 bases in 1 codon; substituted 1 base at 1 genomic stop codon) produces the protein MAEYLASIFGTGKDKVSCSFYFRIGACCHGDRCSRLHNKPTFSQTIALLNIYGNPQNSSLSADGLRCAMSDVEIQEHYDEFFEELFSEMEEKYGEVEEMNVCDNQGDHLVGNVXNVYVXFHREEDVEKAVIDLYNRWFNGQPIHTELSPVTDFREACCSQYEMGECTRGGFCNFMHLKPISRELRRELYGCHPKKHRSRSQSRECSSQSRDHGGGGGGGGGRRECDRRRLRDHERSGQF, from the exons ATGGCGGAGTATCTGGCTTCCATCTTCGGCACTGGGAAAGACAAAGTCAGCTGttcattttatttcagaattggAGCATGTTGTCATGGAGACAGGTGCTCTCGGTTGCACAATAAACCGACGTTTAGCCAGACCATTGCCCTCTTGAACATTTACGGTAACCCTCAAAACTCTTCCCTGTCTGCTGATGGTTTGCGCTGTGCCATGAGCGATGTTGAGATACAGGAACACTATGATGAATTTTTTGaggagttg ttttcaGAAATGGAGGAGAAGTATGGGGAAGTTGAAGAGATGAACGTCTGTGACAACCAGGGAGACCACCTGGTGGGGAACGTGTAGAACGTGTACGT CTTTCACCGTGAGGAAGATGTGGAAAAGGCTGTGATTGACTTGTATAACCGTTGGTTTAACGGACAGCCAATCCACACCGAGCTGTCGCCTGTGACCGACTTCAGAGAAGCCTGCTGCAGTCAGTATGAGATGGGAGAATGCACACGAGGCGGCTTCTGCAACTTCATGCATTTGAAGCCCATTTCCAGAGAGCTGAGGCGGGAGCTGTATGGGTGCCATCCCAAGAAGCATAGATCAAGATCCCAGTCCCGGGAGTGTAGTTCTCAGTCTAGAGACcatggtggtggcggtggtggagGCGGCGGCAGGCGGGAGTGTGACAGGAGGCGGTTGAGAGATCATGAAAGATCTGGGCAATTCTGA